From Desulfuromonadales bacterium, a single genomic window includes:
- a CDS encoding 4Fe-4S dicluster domain-containing protein, with product MSSRTDFSRNKAFLIDMTKCTGCRGCQVACKQWNQLKAEETTFFSGEGYQNPPAMSEYTFTRIKFRDYQKNGQNEFAFYKEMCMHCNDPACASVCPVGAFRKTAEGPVVYEDKKCIGCRFCMVACPFGVPKYQWSKAFPLVRKCTGCYSRVKEGLKPACATACPTAITYGPREELINEAERRLAAHPDRYLPKVYGKEEAGGTSVIYLTALPFNELGFKPVTMRALPSYTWQALRLVPGIFLGVGGTLSAVSWIQHRKERIRRGKEEACAPTDDHKEEKP from the coding sequence ATGAGCAGCCGCACCGATTTTTCCCGGAACAAGGCGTTCCTGATCGATATGACCAAATGCACCGGCTGCCGCGGCTGCCAGGTGGCCTGCAAGCAGTGGAACCAGCTCAAGGCGGAGGAGACGACCTTCTTCTCCGGCGAGGGGTATCAGAACCCCCCGGCCATGAGCGAATACACCTTCACCCGGATCAAGTTCCGGGACTACCAGAAGAACGGCCAGAACGAATTCGCCTTCTACAAGGAAATGTGCATGCACTGCAACGACCCGGCCTGCGCCTCGGTCTGTCCGGTCGGGGCATTCCGCAAGACCGCGGAGGGGCCCGTGGTCTACGAGGACAAGAAGTGCATCGGCTGCCGTTTCTGCATGGTCGCCTGCCCCTTCGGGGTGCCCAAGTACCAGTGGAGCAAAGCCTTTCCCCTGGTGCGCAAGTGCACCGGCTGCTACAGCCGGGTGAAGGAGGGGCTCAAGCCCGCCTGCGCCACCGCCTGCCCCACGGCCATCACCTACGGCCCCCGGGAAGAGCTGATCAATGAGGCCGAACGGCGTCTGGCGGCCCATCCCGACCGTTATCTGCCGAAAGTCTACGGCAAGGAAGAGGCGGGGGGGACGAGCGTCATCTACCTGACGGCCCTCCCGTTCAACGAACTCGGCTTCAAACCGGTGACGATGCGGGCGCTCCCCTCCTACACCTGGCAGGCCCTGCGCCTGGTCCCCGGCATCTTCCTCGGCGTCGGCGGCACCCTGTCGGCCGTCTCCTGGATCCAGCACCGCAAGGAGCGGATCCGGAGGGGGAAAGAGGAGGCCTGCGCCCCAACGGATGACCACAAGGAGGAGAAGCCATGA
- the fdnG gene encoding formate dehydrogenase-N subunit alpha yields MGISRRNFLKGGGLAAGALALGGKSAEASVDAPELRTKGLQTSTTVCPYCAVGCGMIVHARDGKIVNIEGDPEHPINQGALCSKGSALFQVANNERRLNKVQYRAPGSDRWEEKPWDWAMDRIAHLMQESRDRNFVATETKDGKEYVVNRNEGMAFLGAAALDNEECYLWSKFARAMGVAYLEHQARIUHSATVAGLAASFGRGAMTNHWNDIQHADVILAIGSNPAENHPISFKYVEKAMDRGGKLISVDPRYTRTSSKADLYAQLRPGTDIAFMGGLINYALQNDLIHRDYVLHYTNASFLVDDGFTYEEGIFSGYSPETFSYDKSTWKYQSDKDGQPLRDASLQHPRCVFQLLKAHYAAYTPEQVCEITGTAIQDYMAVARTFCATAGPDKAGTIMYAMGTTQHTYGTQNVRSYAMLQLLLGNIGIAGGGINALRGEANVQGSTDYALLYHILPGYLKSPEFSDVNLADYLAKVTPKATDAKSANWWSNTPKYVTSLLKAWWGEHATAANDYGFGYLPKRSGNYSFIMLMDRLQRGGFEGLFCMGTNPIVGGPDSLAIGEGLGKLKWLVAADLWETDTSVFWKRPGVKPQEIQTEVFLLPAASSVEKQGSVSNSGRWAQWRYKAVEPPGEAESDAFIIDQLCRRLKKLYAAGGVFPEPIVNLAWNYGSGHEPDIDQVAREINGYFLRDVEIKGKLYKAGQQVPAFAALQDDGSTVSGNWLYCGSFTEAGNLMQRRGKEDPSGLEMYHQWAWCWPVNRRILYNRASVDPDGRPWNPKKVVIAWDEAAGKWQGDVPDGPWPPMSKPDGRHPFIMVPEGCGRLFAAGLADGPFPVHYEPMESPTGNLMCKQQTNPAVRPPAKLSNREKFPYIGTTYRVSEHWQAGAMTRNLPWLVELVPDMFVEMSEGLASWKGISNGDMVTISSERGAIEARALVTSRIKPLRIGGRMVEQVGLPWHFGFAGLATGDSANVLTAAVGCANTTIPEYKAFLCNIEKGGNKA; encoded by the coding sequence ATGGGTATTTCCAGAAGAAACTTTCTCAAGGGAGGCGGCCTGGCCGCCGGCGCCCTGGCCCTGGGGGGCAAGAGCGCGGAGGCGAGCGTCGATGCTCCCGAGCTGCGTACCAAGGGGCTGCAGACCAGCACCACGGTCTGCCCCTACTGCGCCGTCGGCTGCGGCATGATCGTCCATGCCAGGGACGGCAAGATCGTCAACATCGAGGGGGACCCCGAACATCCGATCAACCAGGGGGCTCTCTGCTCCAAGGGGAGCGCCCTCTTCCAGGTGGCCAACAACGAGCGGCGCCTGAACAAGGTGCAGTACCGCGCTCCCGGCAGCGACCGGTGGGAGGAAAAGCCGTGGGACTGGGCCATGGACCGCATCGCTCACCTCATGCAGGAGTCGCGGGACCGAAACTTCGTCGCCACCGAGACGAAGGACGGCAAGGAGTACGTCGTCAACCGCAACGAGGGGATGGCCTTTTTGGGGGCGGCCGCCCTCGATAACGAGGAATGCTACCTCTGGAGCAAGTTCGCCCGCGCCATGGGGGTCGCCTACCTCGAACACCAGGCCCGAATATGACACTCCGCTACGGTCGCCGGTCTGGCGGCCTCCTTCGGTCGTGGTGCCATGACCAATCACTGGAACGACATCCAGCACGCGGACGTCATCCTGGCCATCGGCTCCAATCCCGCTGAGAACCACCCCATCTCCTTCAAGTACGTGGAGAAGGCGATGGACAGGGGCGGCAAGCTGATCAGCGTCGATCCCCGCTATACCCGCACCTCCTCCAAGGCCGACCTCTACGCCCAGCTGCGCCCCGGCACCGACATCGCCTTCATGGGCGGGCTGATCAACTACGCCCTGCAGAACGATCTCATCCACCGGGACTACGTCCTGCATTACACCAACGCCTCCTTCCTCGTCGACGACGGCTTCACCTACGAAGAGGGGATCTTCTCCGGCTACTCCCCGGAGACCTTCAGCTACGACAAGAGCACCTGGAAATACCAGAGCGACAAGGACGGCCAGCCCCTGCGGGACGCCAGCCTGCAGCATCCGCGCTGCGTCTTCCAGCTGCTGAAGGCGCACTACGCCGCCTACACCCCGGAACAGGTCTGCGAGATCACCGGTACCGCCATCCAGGACTACATGGCCGTCGCCCGCACCTTCTGCGCCACCGCCGGTCCCGACAAGGCCGGCACCATCATGTACGCCATGGGGACGACGCAGCACACCTACGGTACCCAGAACGTGCGCTCCTACGCCATGCTCCAGCTGCTGCTCGGGAACATCGGCATCGCCGGCGGCGGCATCAACGCCCTGCGCGGCGAGGCGAACGTGCAGGGCTCGACGGACTACGCCCTGCTCTACCACATCCTGCCGGGCTACCTGAAATCCCCCGAGTTCAGCGACGTGAACCTGGCCGATTATCTCGCCAAGGTCACGCCCAAGGCGACGGACGCCAAGAGCGCCAACTGGTGGAGCAACACCCCCAAGTACGTCACCAGCCTGCTGAAGGCCTGGTGGGGGGAGCACGCCACGGCGGCCAACGACTACGGCTTTGGCTACCTGCCCAAGCGCAGCGGCAACTACTCCTTCATCATGCTCATGGACCGGCTGCAGCGGGGTGGCTTCGAGGGGCTCTTCTGCATGGGGACGAACCCCATCGTCGGCGGTCCGGACTCGCTGGCCATCGGCGAAGGGCTGGGCAAGCTCAAGTGGCTGGTGGCGGCGGACCTGTGGGAAACGGACACCAGCGTCTTCTGGAAGCGCCCCGGGGTCAAGCCGCAGGAGATCCAGACGGAGGTCTTCCTGCTGCCGGCGGCCAGCTCGGTGGAAAAGCAGGGGAGCGTCTCCAATTCCGGGCGCTGGGCCCAGTGGCGCTACAAAGCGGTCGAGCCGCCGGGAGAGGCCGAGAGCGACGCCTTCATCATCGACCAGCTCTGCCGGCGCCTGAAGAAGCTCTACGCCGCCGGCGGGGTCTTCCCCGAGCCGATCGTCAACCTGGCCTGGAACTACGGCAGCGGCCATGAGCCGGACATCGACCAGGTGGCCCGGGAAATCAACGGCTACTTCCTCCGCGACGTCGAGATCAAGGGCAAGCTCTACAAGGCAGGCCAGCAGGTCCCCGCCTTCGCCGCCCTGCAGGACGACGGCTCGACCGTCTCGGGGAACTGGCTCTACTGCGGCTCCTTCACCGAGGCCGGCAACCTGATGCAGCGTCGCGGCAAGGAGGACCCCAGCGGGCTGGAGATGTACCACCAGTGGGCCTGGTGCTGGCCGGTCAACCGGCGCATCCTCTACAACCGTGCCTCCGTCGACCCCGACGGCCGCCCCTGGAACCCGAAGAAGGTGGTCATCGCCTGGGACGAGGCGGCGGGCAAGTGGCAGGGGGACGTCCCCGACGGCCCCTGGCCGCCGATGAGCAAGCCGGACGGCCGCCATCCCTTTATCATGGTGCCCGAGGGCTGCGGCCGCCTCTTCGCGGCGGGCCTCGCCGACGGCCCCTTCCCCGTGCATTACGAGCCGATGGAGAGCCCCACCGGCAACCTGATGTGCAAGCAGCAGACGAACCCCGCGGTGCGGCCGCCGGCCAAGCTCAGCAACCGGGAGAAATTCCCCTACATCGGCACCACCTACCGGGTCTCCGAGCACTGGCAGGCCGGCGCCATGACCCGCAACCTTCCCTGGCTGGTGGAACTGGTTCCCGACATGTTCGTGGAGATGAGCGAGGGCCTGGCGAGCTGGAAGGGGATCAGCAACGGCGACATGGTCACCATTTCTTCCGAACGCGGCGCCATCGAGGCGCGGGCGCTGGTGACTTCCCGCATCAAGCCGCTGCGGATCGGCGGCAGGATGGTCGAGCAGGTGGGGCTGCCCTGGCATTTCGGCTTCGCCGGGCTGGCCACGGGGGACAGCGCCAACGTCCTGACGGCGGCCGTGGGATGCGCCAATACCACAATTCCCGAGTACAAGGCGTTTCTCTGCAACATCGAGAAAGGGGGTAACAAGGCATGA
- a CDS encoding sigma-54 dependent transcriptional regulator, translating to MENRILICDDEEGMRRYLEKMLRSWGYQAEACASPRLLLRQLEESESAAELLLLDVKMPEMDGLEVLRRARSLRPELPVIMMTGHGTIDSAVEAMKIGAFDYLTKPFPQEKLFVLVRHCLERERLIEENSSLKREIRERTVPGPPIFRSAAFGEVYDLALTVAESDSNVLILGESGTGKELIAAAIHYASPRKNNRFLALNCAALTETLLESQLFGHVKGAFTGAVQAQKGLLEEAHEGTLFLDEIGDLSPVLQAKLLRVLQEGEFIPVGSTRTRQVDVRFLAATNKDLEAEVAAGRFREDLFYRLNVIALHLPPLRERPEDIEPLALHFLGNLARKLRRPLKGLAPDALAAMQAYRWPGNVRELENVIERCAILARGETIIAALLPFRRIDGPPGTPGTASAPPALNLREAERGQVLRALQETAWNKSRAAQLLGVTRKTLDRKIKDFHLAQADLPDRV from the coding sequence ATGGAGAACAGGATTCTGATCTGCGACGACGAAGAAGGGATGCGCCGCTACCTGGAGAAGATGCTCCGGAGCTGGGGCTACCAGGCAGAGGCCTGTGCCAGCCCCCGCCTGCTGCTGCGCCAGCTCGAAGAGAGCGAAAGCGCCGCGGAACTGCTGCTGCTCGACGTCAAGATGCCGGAGATGGACGGGCTTGAAGTCCTGCGCCGGGCCAGAAGCCTGCGCCCCGAGCTGCCGGTCATCATGATGACCGGCCACGGCACCATCGATTCGGCGGTGGAGGCGATGAAGATCGGCGCCTTCGACTACCTGACCAAGCCCTTCCCCCAGGAAAAGCTCTTCGTGCTGGTGCGGCACTGCCTGGAGCGCGAGCGCCTGATCGAGGAGAACAGCTCGCTGAAACGGGAAATCCGCGAGCGGACGGTCCCCGGCCCGCCGATCTTCCGCAGCGCCGCTTTCGGCGAGGTCTACGACCTGGCCCTGACCGTCGCCGAGAGCGATTCGAACGTGCTGATTCTCGGTGAGAGCGGCACCGGCAAGGAACTGATCGCCGCCGCCATCCATTACGCCAGTCCGCGAAAGAACAACCGGTTTCTCGCCCTCAACTGCGCGGCGCTCACCGAAACGCTCCTCGAGAGCCAGCTCTTCGGCCACGTCAAGGGGGCCTTCACCGGCGCCGTCCAGGCGCAAAAAGGGCTGCTCGAGGAGGCGCACGAGGGGACCCTGTTCCTCGACGAGATCGGCGATCTGAGTCCGGTGCTGCAGGCCAAGCTGCTGCGCGTGCTGCAGGAGGGGGAGTTCATCCCGGTCGGCTCGACCCGGACCCGCCAGGTCGACGTCCGTTTTCTCGCCGCCACCAACAAGGACCTGGAGGCCGAAGTCGCCGCCGGCCGCTTTCGGGAGGATCTTTTCTACCGGCTCAACGTCATCGCCCTGCATCTCCCCCCGCTGCGGGAGCGCCCCGAGGATATCGAACCGCTGGCCCTGCATTTTCTCGGCAACCTCGCTCGCAAGCTGCGGCGCCCGCTCAAGGGACTGGCCCCCGATGCCCTCGCCGCGATGCAGGCCTATCGCTGGCCGGGCAATGTCCGGGAACTGGAAAACGTGATCGAGCGCTGCGCCATACTCGCCCGCGGCGAGACGATCATTGCCGCCCTCCTCCCCTTCCGCCGCATCGACGGCCCGCCGGGAACGCCCGGGACCGCCTCGGCGCCCCCGGCCCTCAACCTGCGCGAAGCCGAGCGGGGGCAGGTGCTGCGGGCACTGCAGGAAACCGCCTGGAACAAGTCCCGGGCCGCCCAGCTGCTCGGCGTGACCCGCAAGACGCTCGACCGCAAGATCAAGGATTTCCATCTTGCCCAGGCCGACCTCCCGGACAGGGTGTGA
- a CDS encoding cache domain-containing protein produces the protein MRRLSLSPISIRGKLTLAALTPLLLVLMLVSIAVFYLINAWIVDEAQKRVRRHLHAAREVLRQEERHLREVVRLAAGSPALAEAAERGDTRLMEQELTSLRQREGLDILTLTDPRGEVLRRGANPGRPGGEPAPVALARALLAGESPGGLLLLTAEELRREGEELAGRARIPLRLPHPADREPVETRGLLLVGAAPLTATDGRLLGYIYGGTLLNGNLPLVDRIQEIIYGGETHQGTESGSATIFLDRLRVATTVRLKDGERAVGTLVSPQVAEAVLTMRQLWVDRALVVDQWYLSAYEPLLDTQGEAVGALYVGLLERPYTILKTRAGLLLIGLLLLGGGLGYLIARTISQRLSRPIRELEATASRVAGGEREIRLPVTTRDEVGHLTEAFNRMTAALTEREEELSRLNRELEHKVEERTALLEEKSLQLIHTQEELARAEKLAAIGSLAAGVAHEINNPAAIIRGNVEILLMNLPAEVPGQEEAEEILRQTERIALITQNMLAFARKQSLHQNLLRLNSLIEEILAQAGHLVPLEQMRIERHFDPQLPLIEGDAERLRQVFTNIIVNALQAMAGNGTLTVTTRLEGAVIEIALADTGPGIPREIRDKIFDPFFTTRVSGSGLGLSVSYGIVQAHGGSITVESEKGLGSIFRVRLPQRRAQV, from the coding sequence ATGCGCCGCCTTTCCCTCTCCCCCATTTCGATCCGCGGCAAGCTGACCCTGGCGGCCCTGACGCCGCTGCTGCTGGTGCTGATGCTGGTCTCCATCGCCGTCTTTTATCTGATCAACGCCTGGATCGTCGACGAGGCGCAAAAGCGGGTGCGCCGCCATCTGCACGCCGCCCGCGAGGTCCTGCGTCAGGAGGAGCGTCACTTGCGGGAGGTGGTGCGACTGGCTGCCGGTTCGCCGGCACTGGCCGAAGCGGCCGAACGTGGCGACACCAGGCTGATGGAGCAGGAACTGACGTCGCTGCGGCAGCGCGAAGGGCTGGACATCCTGACCCTGACCGACCCGCGCGGCGAGGTTCTGCGCCGCGGCGCCAACCCCGGCCGGCCCGGCGGCGAACCGGCTCCAGTCGCCCTGGCCCGGGCTCTGCTCGCCGGCGAATCTCCCGGCGGGCTCCTGCTGCTCACTGCCGAAGAACTTCGGCGCGAAGGGGAGGAATTGGCCGGGCGTGCCCGCATCCCCCTGCGGCTGCCGCACCCCGCCGATCGCGAGCCGGTAGAGACACGCGGACTGCTGCTGGTCGGCGCCGCCCCCCTGACCGCCACCGACGGCCGGCTCCTCGGCTACATCTACGGCGGTACGCTCCTGAACGGCAATCTCCCTCTCGTCGACCGCATTCAGGAAATCATTTACGGTGGCGAAACCCATCAGGGGACCGAGAGCGGCAGTGCCACCATCTTTCTCGATCGTTTGCGGGTCGCCACCACTGTCCGCCTCAAGGACGGCGAACGAGCCGTCGGCACCCTCGTCTCGCCTCAGGTGGCCGAGGCAGTGCTGACCATGCGCCAGCTCTGGGTCGATCGCGCCCTGGTCGTCGACCAGTGGTACCTGAGCGCCTACGAGCCACTCCTCGATACACAAGGGGAGGCGGTCGGCGCCCTCTACGTCGGTCTGCTGGAGCGCCCCTACACCATCCTCAAGACCCGGGCTGGTCTCCTGTTGATCGGGCTGCTTCTGCTAGGCGGCGGTCTCGGCTACCTGATCGCCCGCACCATCTCGCAGCGGCTCTCCCGCCCTATCCGTGAACTGGAGGCAACTGCCAGCCGGGTGGCTGGGGGCGAGCGGGAAATCCGGCTCCCCGTCACCACCCGCGACGAAGTCGGCCACCTGACCGAAGCCTTCAACCGGATGACTGCCGCCCTGACGGAGCGAGAGGAGGAACTCTCCCGGCTCAACCGCGAGCTGGAGCACAAGGTCGAGGAACGCACCGCCCTGCTGGAAGAAAAGAGCCTGCAGCTGATTCACACCCAGGAGGAATTGGCCCGGGCGGAAAAATTGGCGGCCATCGGTTCCCTGGCGGCCGGGGTTGCTCATGAGATCAACAACCCGGCAGCGATCATTCGCGGCAACGTCGAGATCTTGCTGATGAATCTGCCGGCCGAGGTCCCCGGCCAGGAGGAAGCCGAGGAAATTCTTCGGCAAACCGAGCGCATCGCCCTGATCACCCAGAACATGTTGGCCTTTGCCCGCAAGCAGAGCCTGCACCAAAATTTACTCCGGCTGAATTCGCTGATCGAAGAGATCCTCGCCCAGGCCGGCCATCTCGTCCCGCTGGAGCAGATGCGCATCGAGCGCCACTTCGACCCGCAGCTGCCCCTGATCGAAGGAGATGCCGAACGACTGCGCCAGGTCTTTACCAATATCATCGTCAATGCCCTGCAGGCGATGGCCGGCAACGGCACTCTTACGGTCACCACGCGCCTGGAGGGCGCTGTGATCGAGATCGCCCTCGCCGACACCGGCCCCGGCATCCCGCGCGAAATCCGTGACAAGATCTTCGATCCCTTCTTCACCACCCGAGTCAGCGGCAGCGGCCTCGGTCTTTCGGTCTCCTACGGCATTGTCCAGGCGCACGGCGGCAGCATCACGGTGGAAAGCGAAAAGGGGCTGGGGTCGATCTTCCGCGTTCGGCTGCCGCAAAGAAGGGCCCAGGTCTGA
- a CDS encoding phospholipase D-like domain-containing protein gives MKKSPKAKYRFPWRPGNRFRLLVDGDRFYAAMLERIEGAQNYVLLEMYLFESGGVADRFIAALAGAAARGVRVCLLLDGFGALGLDKKDRQRLVSDGVELVVYNPLRTYGGHGNLFRDHRKLLLIDGVVAFTGGAGIADEFDPGLHPDRHWHETMLEIRGPVVRDWQALFVEVWNRWSDRPLQPPASPALEESGAQRGRVVAQGRFPGRSEVMRSHVSRIRGARRRVWLATAYFVPSWKLRRSLRHAVGKGADVRLLLPGPLSDHPAIRHLACRHYESLLRAGVRIFEYQPRFLHAKVLLCDDWVSIGSSNLDRWNYRWNLEANQELADPELADQVEALFENDFGHCLEIGYTAWRHRGWGRRLQEWVWTRASGILAWLTEKRRNRPGSG, from the coding sequence TTGAAGAAGAGTCCGAAGGCGAAATACCGCTTCCCCTGGCGTCCGGGAAACCGCTTCCGGCTGCTGGTGGATGGCGATCGCTTTTACGCGGCCATGCTCGAAAGGATCGAGGGGGCGCAGAACTACGTCCTGCTGGAGATGTACCTCTTCGAATCGGGAGGAGTCGCCGACCGCTTCATAGCCGCCCTTGCCGGGGCGGCGGCGCGGGGCGTTCGCGTCTGTCTGCTGCTCGATGGTTTCGGCGCTCTCGGTCTGGACAAGAAGGACCGTCAGCGCCTGGTCTCGGACGGAGTTGAACTGGTCGTCTACAACCCCCTGCGCACCTATGGCGGCCACGGCAATCTTTTTCGTGACCATCGCAAACTGCTGCTGATCGACGGCGTCGTCGCCTTTACCGGGGGTGCCGGCATCGCCGATGAGTTCGATCCCGGCCTGCATCCGGATCGCCACTGGCACGAGACGATGCTGGAGATCCGTGGCCCGGTCGTTCGCGACTGGCAGGCGCTGTTCGTGGAGGTTTGGAACCGCTGGTCCGACCGCCCCCTGCAGCCGCCCGCTTCGCCGGCGTTGGAGGAGAGTGGAGCCCAGCGCGGCCGGGTTGTTGCCCAAGGGCGCTTCCCCGGCCGTTCCGAGGTGATGCGCTCGCACGTCAGCCGCATCCGCGGCGCCCGGCGGCGGGTCTGGCTCGCCACCGCCTACTTCGTGCCATCCTGGAAGCTGCGCCGCTCCTTGCGCCACGCCGTCGGCAAAGGGGCCGATGTCCGTCTGCTGCTTCCCGGGCCGTTAAGCGACCATCCGGCGATTCGACACCTTGCCTGTCGCCACTACGAGAGTCTGCTGCGCGCTGGAGTGCGCATCTTTGAGTACCAGCCCCGCTTTCTGCATGCCAAGGTCCTGCTCTGCGACGATTGGGTCAGCATCGGCTCGAGCAACCTCGACCGCTGGAACTATCGCTGGAACCTGGAGGCCAATCAGGAGCTGGCCGACCCTGAACTCGCAGACCAGGTGGAGGCCCTCTTCGAAAACGATTTTGGCCACTGCCTGGAGATCGGCTACACGGCCTGGCGCCACCGGGGCTGGGGTCGCCGGCTGCAGGAGTGGGTCTGGACCAGGGCCTCCGGGATTCTCGCCTGGTTAACGGAGAAGAGGCGCAACCGCCCGGGATCCGGGTGA